From Rhodovibrio salinarum DSM 9154:
GTGGCAGGCCATCGGCTCCTTTTCCGCGCACATCAGCGCCGGCACCTGCGCGCGGGCCAGCGTGACCAGCTCCCCCAGCGCCTCGACGAATCCGGGCCGCCCTGCGGCCTCGTCGAACGTGCGGCAGGCGCTATCCCGCTTGATCCCGCCCAGCTGCTCCCCGCGCCAGCGGTAGTCGATCCCGGCCTCCCGGCACGCACTTTCCAGCGCGTGCTTGCGGAACTGCGGATGCCGTTTGGAATAGGGCACCGTGCGCACGTCCACCAGCAGGTCCACGCCGTGCTGCCGCAGCAGGCCGAGGACGGTCGCGCTCTCGTGGTTGGAGTGGCCGAGGGTATAAAGGGTGGGCATAAGTGCTATTCTCCCGCGTGCAGATCGCCGCCGAGTCGCTTCCTGGAGTTGTTGTCGCCGTGCTGGAGAATGTCGTCTGGCCGCTTATCGTCACCGCCATCGCCGCACTCGGAGGACTTGTTTGGCGAAGCTGGCCGACCGTGCGCGGCTGGCTCAAGCGCCATGAGATTGTTGCCCGCGA
This genomic window contains:
- a CDS encoding DUF488 domain-containing protein translates to MPTLYTLGHSNHESATVLGLLRQHGVDLLVDVRTVPYSKRHPQFRKHALESACREAGIDYRWRGEQLGGIKRDSACRTFDEAAGRPGFVEALGELVTLARAQVPALMCAEKEPMACHRTALVCRHLAARPDARDLAIWHIRADGSLEDHRTFERRLVAEMGIDAQDLFAGDPVQDAYDALSVKMTGAR